The following proteins come from a genomic window of Campylobacter coli 76339:
- a CDS encoding Membrane protein related to metalloendopeptidases: MKALWLFLSLTLWLFGAQNFELIKGQALFLELDKKDFISLKNEDKILATFPHPKNQEKILAIFSLPYKNPPQNTKLTALYKNKKEEIFIKTLEGNYKSEKLSVENKKIFPPKAVKERIAKEFKEANAIYSSYTPKALFDGSFNTPLNSFITSDFGKARTFNEKVASYHSGTDFRAAVGTPIYAANSGIVKIAKDRYFAGKSVVIDHGFGIYSQYYHLSKIKVKVGQRVKKGDFLGLSGATGRVSGPHLHFGILAGGKQVDPLDFISKFNTLFQ; the protein is encoded by the coding sequence ATGAAAGCTCTTTGGCTTTTTCTAAGCCTTACACTTTGGCTCTTTGGGGCTCAAAATTTCGAGCTTATCAAAGGACAAGCTTTATTTTTGGAACTGGATAAAAAAGATTTTATTTCTTTAAAAAATGAGGATAAAATTTTAGCCACCTTTCCTCATCCTAAAAATCAAGAAAAAATTTTAGCTATATTTTCACTGCCTTATAAAAATCCACCTCAAAATACAAAACTAACTGCTCTTTATAAAAACAAAAAAGAAGAAATTTTTATAAAAACTTTAGAAGGCAATTATAAAAGTGAAAAATTAAGCGTAGAAAATAAAAAAATTTTTCCACCTAAAGCCGTTAAAGAACGCATTGCTAAAGAATTTAAAGAAGCTAATGCAATTTATAGCTCTTACACTCCAAAAGCTTTATTTGACGGCTCTTTTAATACCCCTTTAAATTCTTTTATTACAAGTGATTTTGGCAAAGCAAGAACTTTCAATGAAAAAGTTGCAAGCTATCACAGCGGAACAGACTTTAGAGCTGCTGTGGGAACCCCTATCTATGCAGCTAATTCAGGCATAGTAAAAATAGCAAAAGATCGTTATTTTGCAGGAAAATCCGTAGTCATTGATCATGGTTTTGGAATTTACTCGCAGTATTATCATCTTTCTAAAATTAAAGTCAAAGTAGGACAAAGAGTTAAAAAAGGTGATTTTTTAGGACTAAGTGGGGCTACAGGAAGGGTTAGTGGACCACACTTGCATTTTGGTATTTTAGCTGGAGGTAAGCAAGTGGATCCTTTAGATTTTATCTCTAAATTTAATACACTTTTTCAATGA